The Clostridioides difficile genome has a segment encoding these proteins:
- a CDS encoding ferritin gives MISAKMEKLLNEQINHELYSAYLYLSMSSYLEAEGLKGFSNWFYVQYKEETDHAMYFYKYLHNVGGKVQLDAIPMPDADFTSAMDILERTLAHEQKVTALINNLATVANSEADFRTSQFLLWFISEQAEEETTCEDNIKRVKLAGEGGLFFVDQELATRTYSAPTNPPVTI, from the coding sequence ATGATTTCAGCTAAAATGGAAAAATTACTTAATGAACAGATTAACCATGAATTATATTCTGCATATCTTTACCTTTCTATGTCTTCTTACCTTGAAGCAGAAGGACTTAAAGGATTTTCTAATTGGTTTTATGTTCAATATAAAGAAGAAACAGACCATGCTATGTATTTCTACAAATATTTACATAATGTAGGAGGAAAGGTTCAACTTGATGCTATACCAATGCCAGATGCAGACTTCACTTCTGCAATGGATATTCTTGAACGTACATTAGCTCATGAACAAAAGGTTACTGCTTTAATAAATAATCTAGCTACTGTAGCAAATTCTGAAGCAGACTTTAGAACTTCTCAATTCTTACTTTGGTTTATATCTGAACAAGCAGAAGAAGAGACAACTTGCGAAGACAATATAAAACGAGTTAAACTTGCTGGAGAAGGTGGATTATTCTTTGTAGACCAAGAATTGGCTACTCGTACATATTCAGCACCAACAAATCCACCTGTAACGATATAA
- a CDS encoding ROK family transcriptional regulator: MSNKQGSNIKDVKIKNKLIILKLLSTNTPMSRVDLAKSTGLTKMTLSNLVTELINENMIREIESSTLNAHSSGRKPILLDISNISPCVCGILIRRNICKVVIADLKGNIVKQLFETYPKYLSNDVLKDIIKRMFTKIMKNNKRDIIGIGISSIGPVDNINGIILNPPDFGNVSNLNIVNFIGEISDLPIFLINDANAGALAEKMYGLGKDIPNYIYLHIMNGIGAGLVLENKLHTGNLGQSGEIGHTSINFSGPVCSCGNNGCLDYYTSVSKLIKRIESLSHIYPDSPLINCKDFSLVKLIDEANNKDNLGMFLLDEFCTYISYALVNTLTLIDCSSIIIGYDFNIPGTFIENTLLKKLTASASFSKYKKISVRHSNFGANAPLIGSVAIVSYNFFNGSINFD, translated from the coding sequence ATGAGCAACAAACAAGGTTCTAACATAAAAGATGTAAAAATTAAAAATAAGTTAATAATATTGAAACTACTTTCTACAAATACTCCTATGTCTAGAGTTGATTTAGCTAAATCTACAGGTCTTACTAAAATGACTTTATCAAACCTAGTCACTGAACTTATTAATGAAAACATGATTAGAGAGATAGAGTCATCAACTTTAAATGCACATTCATCAGGTCGTAAACCTATTTTATTAGACATTTCTAATATATCTCCTTGTGTTTGTGGCATTTTAATAAGAAGAAATATTTGTAAGGTAGTCATTGCAGATTTAAAAGGTAATATTGTCAAACAACTTTTTGAAACTTACCCTAAGTATCTGTCAAATGATGTTTTAAAAGATATAATAAAGCGAATGTTTACTAAAATAATGAAAAATAACAAAAGGGATATAATTGGAATTGGAATTTCTTCAATAGGTCCTGTTGATAATATAAATGGTATAATATTAAATCCTCCAGACTTTGGAAATGTATCAAACCTAAATATAGTAAATTTTATAGGAGAAATATCTGATTTACCTATATTTTTGATAAATGATGCTAATGCAGGTGCTTTGGCTGAAAAAATGTATGGTCTAGGCAAAGATATTCCAAATTATATATATTTACATATAATGAATGGAATTGGAGCTGGTTTAGTATTAGAAAATAAACTTCACACTGGTAATTTAGGTCAAAGTGGAGAAATAGGACATACCTCTATTAATTTTAGTGGTCCAGTATGTAGTTGTGGCAATAATGGATGTCTAGACTATTATACAAGTGTGAGTAAGTTAATTAAAAGAATTGAATCGTTAAGTCATATTTATCCAGATTCTCCACTAATTAATTGTAAAGATTTTTCTCTAGTCAAGTTAATAGATGAAGCCAACAACAAGGACAATCTTGGTATGTTTTTACTTGATGAATTTTGTACATATATATCATATGCATTAGTAAATACACTTACCTTAATTGATTGTAGTTCTATAATAATAGGTTATGATTTTAATATTCCTGGAACATTTATAGAAAATACATTATTAAAAAAATTGACTGCTTCAGCAAGTTTTTCTAAATATAAAAAGATAAGTGTAAGACATTCAAATTTTGGAGCAAATGCACCACTAATTGGCTCTGTAGCCATAGTAAGCTATAATTTTTTTAATGGTAGTATAAACTTTGATTAA